The following coding sequences lie in one Crassostrea angulata isolate pt1a10 chromosome 10, ASM2561291v2, whole genome shotgun sequence genomic window:
- the LOC128165863 gene encoding transmembrane protein 234 homolog, with product MSAGWFIVVAAMWGATNPFIKKGSSGIENVKEDGKVWQFLMELKFLITNWKYIVPFLVNQCGSVLYYLTLASAELSVAVPITNSLTFLFTIISGWFLGDKIRHWETYVGMLLVLAGVALCVSDKI from the exons ATGTCAGCAGGATGGTTCATCGTGGTAGCTGCGATGTGGGGTGCTACAAATCCCTTTATCAAAAAAGGAAGCAGTGGAATCGAAAACGTGAAAGAAGATGGAAAAGTGTGGCAGTTCTTGATGGAGCTTAAGTTTCTTATCACTAATTGGAAG TACATTGTGCCTTTCCTTGTAAACCAGTGTGGTTCTGTGTTGTATTATCTCACACTCGCCTCCGCTG aGCTGTCTGTGGCCGTACCAATAACCAACTCCTTGACATTTCTCTTTACCATTATATCGGGTTGGTTTCTGGGTGACAAGATCAGACATTGGG AGACTTATGTAGGCATGCTGTTGGTATTGGCCGGAGTTGCTCTTTGTGTATCAGACAAAATCTGA